Below is a window of Methanobacteriaceae archaeon DNA.
TCAAACCCGCAAAAAAGAATCGAAACTTTTTGGTTTGTGATAAATGCGGTGGTTACTACGAACTTCAAAATGGAGAATCACCAGAAGACTTTTCCGATGAATGTGAATGTGGTGGGCACCTGGAACACAAAACAGAACTTCCCTAAAATTCCATCACTTCTGGATTCATTTTATTTAAATTATTTTTTTGTGGCCTTAAATTATTGGTGGTTGATCGATATTTACAGACAGTTTTTGCCTTAAATTGTCTTTATTTGGTGAAAAATCCATAAAAAACGAATTTCAGTTTTAATGATAAGTCCAACACCCATTAACTTTACATTCCCCCTAAATACATATAATTTATATATATCTCATGAAATTAAAAATCTATTAAATCAGTCATTTTTTAGGAGTTATTGAAATGGTTGATGAATATCTAAAAAAGGACACGGAAAGAGTTCAAAAAAAATATTCCGAATTAATGCACAACCTTGAAATAGATGCAATTGAAAAGAAAATAGAATCACTAAACAATAATCCATCAAAGGATTCCATGGATATGATTTGGTTAGAAATCTACACTGATGTCCTTGATTTAAAGAAAAAATATGCCAGTGAAGAATTTAAAAAATAAATCAATTGTTAATTTATTAAAATTCACCAAGAATGTTAAGAATGTTTTTTAATAGATCTTTATTAATTTAATCTTCAATCTTCATTTTAAGAGGTATTATATCTCTTTATGTGCCCAGCTCTTTTAAAATTTCACGAAGGATTCAAGAGGTGCAATAAATTAAAATAAGATATTTTGAGCTTTATTTTTGCTAATCAATAATGATCCACTTTATCTTCAAATTTATCTTCTTCTTGTACCCGTAAAGAATTTTTAAGAATTGTTTTGGGAAGTTTTCCAGTTTTTTCTAGCAGAACTTCAATATTCCCAATAAATTCATGACAGTACCTGATACCCTGTTCCAAGTCCTGGGGACTCCTAATGCACTGAAAATGGTGTTCATCCTGATAATGCAAATCAAAAATCCAATGTAAGATATCCAAACACTCTTTTTTAAAAATACCCTTTTCGCAGTATGTTTCAAGGTAATCTATCAGGTAATGGTAACTTTCTTCACTAACACCATCTCTAAGTGTAACAGCCCTGGCAGCATGATAAAATGCATAAAAGGTGCAAATTCTGGTTGAACGTTTGAAACCATGGATATAAGTTTCCTCTGCCTCTTTTAACCATATTTTAGCTTCTTTAAGTGATAGTTTGCTTTTTAATGGAGAAGGTTCAATTTTTTTTAGATATCCCTGATAATAGAGATCATCAATCTTGTCCAATTAAATCACCATTATTTTAATGCCAAAATATTGCCTCAAATAATTCATTAAGGTATTCAAATCATTTTGTAACATTTTTTCTATATATAAACTACTGTAAAAAGTTAATATTAAATGTTTTCTATAATGCATTGTTTATGGTCATCAATGAATTCCTTTAATGGATAATATTTTGCTAATTATTGTATCTATATTATATCCTAATTAAATTTGTGCCCAGTTTATGGTACATGTTTTTATTATCAGTTGTCAATATATGGCCATGGACTTGTATTTGAGGTGTTTGGTTTGAATAGGAAGTTTAATCTCAATAAAAAAATTATTATATTATCCGGTATTTTACTAATTGTAATCCTGGTATTGATTTACAATATAATGACCTCTGGAACCCATTTTACCAGTGCTGATGCGGATGGTAAAGAGATTTCATTTAATTATCCAGACGGATGGGCATTCCAAGAACGTACAGCTGGTACTTTGATTCAAGGAGAGAAAAATGGCACTAATTCCACTGCTCATTCTGTTGTAACCATTCGTAAGATCTCAGCTAATGGAACATCCCTGGATCAGGTAAAAAATAACGATATATACGTTAAAACTGGTAAAATTGTCAATGAAACCAATCGCACAGTAGATGGTGCAACTGCCACTGTTCTGGACATTGATGAAATGGGAGGTCCTGAAAGAGGAAAATTTGGTGAAGTTAAGTTGATCCTGTTTAGTAAAGGGGATTATATTTACATTATTTCCTTTGTAACAGGAGATTCAATGAAAAATTTACAGAAGGATATTGATCATATCCTCAATAGTTTCCATGCACCTGGAAACTAATTTTATTCTTTTCTAATTTTATTCTTTTAATATAAGATATTTCCATTGTATTTAACTGAAATAGAGGTGGATTAAAGCTAATGAATAGATAGTATTTATGAATAAAATTTCTCCAATGAAGAATCATAAAAAATTAGCTATTCACTTTAACTTGAGATTTTCTTTATAACCATTGAATCAGCTATTTTCTGGTAGGCATCTCTATACCTCTGGGCATCAAATGTTAAGATCATGGTGGGAACATCTATATCCCCTGCAGTTAAGAAAACATAACAGCAC
It encodes the following:
- a CDS encoding HEPN domain-containing protein, giving the protein MDKIDDLYYQGYLKKIEPSPLKSKLSLKEAKIWLKEAEETYIHGFKRSTRICTFYAFYHAARAVTLRDGVSEESYHYLIDYLETYCEKGIFKKECLDILHWIFDLHYQDEHHFQCIRSPQDLEQGIRYCHEFIGNIEVLLEKTGKLPKTILKNSLRVQEEDKFEDKVDHY